TATACGTGTGAGTGTGTGTGCGTGCGCGCGCATTTAAATTGATGTTTTCCGCTCCTTTCTTTCAGACCAACATTCAGAAGGATCATCATAAGCAAGTCAACAGAACAGTTTTCTGGGCTGCCTTATATTTACGCGCTGTTGAATTGTTTAATATGTCTCTGGTATGGAACACCAATTGTATCTCCTGGTATTATATTGGTTTTCACAGTCAATTATGTTGGAGCAGTATTCCAGTTGGCTTATATTACCATCTTCATCATATTCGCAGAGCGGGAAAAAAAGGTCAGATGTTTTACCTCCCAATGAATTGTATGACCATCTCATCTAAAAATTTAAGCGGTTAGAGAAcacacttttatttacttaagCATGTCTTTAATATGCCCGTTTACGTGCAAGCATAACTACATTCTTTTAGATGAACTTCGTTTGCTCTGATACCATCTTGAATTGACGTGACTATCTCATCTAAAAGTTTATGTTATTTAAAAAACACTTTGGTTCTATGTTGCTAAGACTCTTAAAAATATCATCGAATGAGCgttggatcctccaaaagtagtatatttgaaagatttgacacGGGTACTACAGCATTTTTGGAGAGTACAAGCAACATAGCTTATGTTTACTTAATAATTTAACTCCCTTTATTGTTGTCAACTTGCTAACACAAGACGATGCTTATACCATTACATGTTCAATGCAGTTGAAGATGTTGGGGTTGTTGCTCGGCGTTTTTGCAGTATTCGCCGCTGTAGTTTCCACCAGCATCTGTGTATTTGAACCTCTGAATCGACAAACTTTTGTTGGATATTTGTCTGTCATTTCTCTCGTTTCCATGTTTGCTTCGCCACTATTCATTATTGTAAgttgatcaacaagagcaatgaCTAATTAAGATATTTTTCATTGATGTCAGTTGATGAGACAAATATAAGATATTCTTCTGCAGAATTTGGTGATCAGAACAAAGAGTGTTGAGTACATGCCATTTTCTCTCTCCCTTGCAACTTTTCTTATGAGTTTTTCTTTCTTTGCTTATGGAATGTTTAAACAAGATCCATTTATCTCTGTAAGTAACTTGATATCCTTTCTCTATGCAATCTTTTCCTTATATATATGCTCTGTAATTTATGTTTCCCTTCTAATAATTGTGTTTAAGTTCTATGCACTGACTATATAAAGAATTTATGCGATCAGCACATTTAAAAAATAACTGCAAGTAATTCTTTTTAATCGCGTTGACTGGCAACCTAGAATAAGTGGTTAATAACATGTTATAACGAGTTAAGTTATACTTGTGGTGTAATAAAGTCATTACATTGTCAATGTATATAACTTAATCCTTAATATTTGGGAAGTACCTTGGAGAgtatgttatttctcttgaatgggagccttggagcaacggttAAGTTGTCTTGACCTATAGGTCATGAGTTCGAGCCGTAAAATCAGCCACTGATGCTTGCATCAGGgtaggctgcctacatcacacccTCTTGGGATGCGGCCATTCCCCGTACCCTGCGTGAATGCGGGATGTTTTGTGCACCGGCCTGCCCATACCCTCCTCGATTTGTTGCTTTGCCATTGATTGTTGTCATTTTTTgtgtttaaaataaaattttgatctGTATGAATCAGGTCCCAAATGGAATAGGAGGAATTCTTGGGGTCATACAACTGGTCTTGTACTGGAGATATAGCAGACCCAATGAGGAGCCAACAAGACCTCTCCTGGAGTCCTATGCATGATCAAATATATCGGCAATATTTACTCGCATCTGGTGTTTATGTCAAACTTATACGTAAGACATATGTCTTACGTTTCATAGGTTTGGTATTAATACCAGAATTGGCTAATTTTTTCACGACAACAAGTCGTCCAAAAATAAGTTGTTTTTTTCTTGTGTGAGAATCATAAATTGAGTGCAGCTAttgtttggaaagaaaaaaatCCAAGTGCTGAGCAAATTTAAAGGAAcacttagcatattttctttgtTAGTTATTCATTTTTTGAGGTTTCCCTGAAAATTGTGTCATATGCTCAGGGAGTCAGGGTGGAGGGCCAGGGACAGTGTGGGCTCGTGCCCTCCCACTAAACTGACCATACTATGAACTGACAAATTTGAACGAGAATACTTGACACTTTGAGAGAATCATGTCGAAGGAACTTGGCAAAATCAATATCGGACCTCGCAAAAAGAACCGTGTCTTTTAATCTAATTTTATCTCTCATTCATGAAGAAAGCAAATGTTGTACTCATTACAATAGAAGCAGCCCCGTGCATAAGGCATCCCGCTTTGCAGAACATGCCAATTGTGAAGGCATTAATTCAAAACCAAACAAATCTCTTTGATTAAAAGTACAAACACTAATACAAGAGGTAATAAACTAACCTGCAACGATATGTTTCACGAGATGGAACAAGCATGAAGTAAACGAATAACTACAAGTTACAACGATATAAAAGCAAAGGTAACAATAAGTGTATCTATCATAGAAACAAGTACATAACGAACTAAGAGGTGAAGAGCACGCGTTATTCCATGTCAGCAATTCGTGTTCAATCGACACATATCTGATGACATAAAGTGTTCGTAGATATGATCCCAAGTTAAGGTGTCTAAATGAAAAATTCATGCTAATTTTGGGGGCCGTCTATGTATTTTGCCCAAGAATATTACATTGAATCCAACAACCACAGTAGACAGAGAAACATTTATAAAGTTTCAACTATCCGAATTTAGACACTTAATACCAGACTTCTGTCTGAGGCAGGGTTCGAACCCGTGATGTATGACTATCCCACACATCACTCGCCGAGATCTTACCACTCAACCAAATCCTTCATGAAAATAATGAACCTGGTCGATGACGCcgccaacaacaacaaactcagtgtaatcccacaagtggggtctggaggGGGTAGTGAATACACATACCTTATCGTAACTGGTAAAGGTAGAGAGGTTATTTTCCAGTAGAGGTCATTGAcgccaaaataaaaaagtaacaTAAATAGGTTATTTCATCTGTAACATGCAAATTACCTGAGCTGCTTCATTTGCAGCATTCTTGGTCCACAAAGCTATTTTTTCTATCCTAGGTCGGACATTAACGACTGCTCCACAAATTTCATCTCCATAATCGAATTGATGTCCAATCATCGCGAGCAGCTAGTATAATTCCATATGAGAAAATAAGAGTTGAAGTTATGTCCATGGAGAAATTAACATTAGTAGAAGAGTGAACTAATATTAAGAACTGGATTGAGATATCCTCAGCATACCGTGCATAGCCAGCTGGCATGGGCGAAGCTACAGTCTTGTAAGGATGGTCAATTGATCACCCTTCGTTGaaaattacattgtatatatAGGTATAATATTAGATTTTAGAGATATATAACATATAATGAACACCTTTTATTGagattttttttacttctttcaagtttgaacaaaCTTGGAGAAATTCCTGGCGTCGCCACTGCCAGCTGGTATCAGATTTACACTTTCTAAAGCTCATTGTCCACTTCCCTCCATTTACACATACAGGATCTTCCCACTTTGGCTCAATTTTATGCTTAAAACAATAAAAGTCTGCTCCGGCAACTAACTTGCTTGGCTGGTGGATATTATCGTAAGCCCTGTTTGCAGAATTTACGATAACTCACGATGCAGAATATCAAAATAGGCATGCATAGTTCAAGTTGTACGATAACTCAAGTGCGTTGGGAATTAAATAtcattttcttttagtcaaatagTAACTGCATTATCCTGTTGGGAGAGAAAACTAAGACCAAAGCACTGTCCACTACCTTATTAGCTCAAGATGGTATTTGCAACATATCCTTGGTTGCTaactatgttgctcggactcttcaGAAATATTGCTGGGTGTGTACTGTATTTTTTGGAGAATTCAACACGGGTGTTGCAATActtttggagagtccgcgcaacataggTTGCTAATATGGGCATATGAAAAACAGGAAAAAAAGTTCTTAAAtttgaagcaaaagaaaaaatccGACGATATAACTGTtgggataaaaaataataatccCGCTCAGGAATAATATTCAtggcaaataataataacacaagagagtaacaacgacaccaacTCTTTTAATGGGGCAAAATACAATACCCGAGCGGAGCAATATaaccactataatattacaacttggtagtgtcaagagactactacaattttgaaagaaataacactctttatttaaAGACACatcactacaatattactaccactCACTATTTATCTCAGAGACAACAATCTGTGGATTATTCTCACTGCTTTGCTTTCTGCTTAGCTTCTTTCGTTTTTGGTGTACTTAAACTGAACGAATGAAGCTCATATTTATAGGCACATTTTCACCAACCCAACCAATCTGATTGGTTCATCAATTTGTAAAGTCCAGACATTTTATTTCAGCCGCCCTTATTGAAAAATTTTCAGCCACCCTAATTTGACTTCACCAACTTTTTTAACTTTTTCattatttccttttttccttttatggGTCCTATAAATCTCTCCCttaatttggatttttcttcttccttccaAGTCTTGATCTCAATCTTTGAAAATCTTCAAACTTAAGAGGCTTTGTGAAGATATCTGCAACCTGATCATGAGACTTCACATATTTGAGCTCGACTTCCTTTTTGCCAATGCATTCTCTGATAAAGTGATACCTTGTATCTATATGCTTGATTCGATCATGATACACCGGATTCGCTTGTGCAGATTTGTTATCAATACAAATCTTTGTAGCCTCAATTTGtggcaaattgagctccttcaaTAATCTTCttaaccaaatagcatgacaggtACATGATGTTACTGCTATATATTCGGCTTCACAAGTCGAGAGAGTAACTATGGActgtttctttgaactccaagaaataacagaatcacccaagaaaaatacaaaatcagTTGTTCTTTTTCTATCATCAATATTTCCCGCATAATTACTATCACAAAATCCCACAAGGTTGAAATcattagaagaagaataaaataacACAAAATCGATTGTACCTTTTAGGTAACGAAGAATTCTTCTAGTAACCTTCAAGTGAGTAGAGGTAGGAGCCTCCATGAAGCGACTTACTACTCCAACAGCAAAAAGTATATCTGGCATGGTACAAGTCAAGTATCTCAAACTTCCCACAAGACTTTTGAAGAATGTTGGATCCACTTTTTCTCCTTCATCAAACTTGGGCAATTTTGTCCCACTTTCCATCGGTTGGTTCATGGGGTTGCAATCGAGCATGTTCAACTTCTTCAATATCTCTTTTGTATAGctttcttgagagataaaaattCCATCCTCCATCTGCTTCACTTCTAGGCCCAGGTAATATGACATGAGCCCTACGTCTGTCATCTCGAACTCACGGGACATATCTTTCTTGAAAGCTTCAAACAAACTTGGTTTATTACCCGTGAAAATaagatcatcaacataaagaCAAACAAGTAAGATATCTCCATTAGTATGAACTTTAAGGTAAAGAGCATATTCATGGAGACTACGAGTAAACCCATTGTCTTGAAAATACTTGTCGATGCAACTATTCCATGCTCGTGGGGCTTGCTTTAATCCATATAAATCTTTCTTCAACCGCAACACTTTATCTTCATGGTTTTTGACCAGTAATCCCAATGATTGTTTaacatagacttcttcttcaagatagcCATTTAAGAAGGCTGACTTGACACCTAGTTGATGAATTTTCCACTTATTAGTGCCGCCA
This genomic stretch from Nicotiana sylvestris chromosome 9, ASM39365v2, whole genome shotgun sequence harbors:
- the LOC104219084 gene encoding bidirectional sugar transporter SWEET2-like, which encodes MKISMSAAGGLFSTYSICSNAAGIAGNLFAFVLFVSPIPTFRRIIISKSTEQFSGLPYIYALLNCLICLWYGTPIVSPGIILVFTVNYVGAVFQLAYITIFIIFAEREKKLKMLGLLLGVFAVFAAVVSTSICVFEPLNRQTFVGYLSVISLVSMFASPLFIINLVIRTKSVEYMPFSLSLATFLMSFSFFAYGMFKQDPFISVPNGIGGILGVIQLVLYWRYSRPNEEPTRPLLESYA